A DNA window from Pseudomonadota bacterium contains the following coding sequences:
- a CDS encoding YajQ family cyclic di-GMP-binding protein — protein MPSFDVVSEVDHHELSNAVDQANREVGTRFDFKGSGAQFELKDTVIELTAQAEFQLGQMLDILYNKLSKRGIDTAALETGEPVVMAKTATQNATVREGIDTPLAKKMVKQIKDAKMKVQAQIQGDQLRVTGKKRDDLQAVIALLKEADVGLPLQFKNFRD, from the coding sequence ATGCCGTCATTTGACGTTGTTTCTGAAGTCGATCATCACGAATTGAGCAATGCGGTAGATCAGGCGAATCGAGAGGTTGGTACCCGCTTTGACTTCAAGGGCAGTGGGGCGCAGTTCGAACTGAAGGACACGGTCATCGAACTCACCGCTCAGGCAGAGTTTCAGCTGGGGCAGATGCTGGACATCCTCTACAACAAGCTTTCCAAGCGCGGTATCGATACTGCCGCCCTGGAAACGGGGGAGCCGGTGGTCATGGCCAAGACCGCCACCCAGAACGCGACGGTTCGGGAAGGGATCGACACGCCGCTCGCCAAGAAGATGGTGAAGCAGATCAAAGATGCCAAGATGAAGGTTCAGGCGCAGATCCAGGGTGACCAGCTTCGCGTGACGGGCAAGAAGCGCGACGACCTGCAGGCGGTCATCGCGCTGCTGAAAGAAGCGGACGTCGGCCTGCCCCTCCAGTTCAAAAACTTCCGGGATTAG
- a CDS encoding autotransporter assembly complex family protein, whose protein sequence is MIVGTASGLELKIEGGSDAQHEAVLATTPARRIRDAETDESLDFWLRRLSTEGAKALQPLGYYNAQISGAPEGTAVRVQVEPGEPVRVTSVAIRFQDADVSPTVTFPLAAGAVFDHQSYETGKQAIAAWLLAQGYLASELITHEVRVHRQRRAAEIELTWRPGPRYRFGEVRFTDSPLADAFLRRYLTISPGEYFSERRLQSISEALRGSGYFAAVEIVPGALDPPTETVPLEIQLTPRKQSAYQAGVIYATDAGPGLEAGVERRWLNDRGYQGRVRLELATRRSLAAARLDIPSAGDLDRSLSLSLNYVDESTDSSDRQTGQLAVSRQSRWGAWNRVDALTYLRENFEIGQQEDTVSFLLGSLELARQVSDGSPVPRAGWRASLETQLGADALASDTNLARVEMNAKSIYGVGEQYRLLLRGNLGALWSDDFNQVPASLRFFAGGDQSVRSFDFEELGPTDELGEPTGGEYLAVASVEFDGPLPGNFRWAAFVDAGNAFGGGDDDIAYSAGLGLRWLTPIGPLRLDIASALSDSDSNFRIHFTAGPDL, encoded by the coding sequence ATGATTGTTGGCACCGCCAGCGGTCTGGAGCTCAAGATCGAAGGAGGCAGCGACGCCCAGCACGAGGCGGTGCTGGCGACAACGCCCGCTCGGCGCATCCGCGACGCCGAAACGGATGAGTCGCTCGATTTCTGGCTGAGACGGCTAAGCACCGAAGGCGCGAAGGCGCTGCAACCGCTCGGGTACTACAACGCTCAGATCAGCGGGGCGCCGGAAGGCACCGCGGTCCGGGTCCAGGTTGAACCCGGAGAGCCGGTCCGAGTCACGTCGGTGGCGATTCGCTTTCAGGATGCTGACGTGTCGCCGACGGTCACCTTCCCGCTGGCCGCCGGCGCGGTATTTGATCACCAGAGCTACGAAACGGGCAAGCAGGCGATTGCTGCCTGGCTTTTGGCTCAAGGTTATCTTGCCAGCGAGCTCATCACTCATGAGGTGCGGGTCCATCGCCAGCGACGAGCCGCAGAGATTGAGCTGACCTGGCGCCCGGGCCCGCGCTATCGTTTTGGGGAAGTCCGCTTTACAGACAGTCCGCTGGCGGACGCGTTTTTGCGCCGCTATCTCACCATCAGCCCGGGGGAATACTTCTCCGAGCGTCGGCTCCAGTCCATCAGCGAGGCCTTGCGCGGCAGCGGCTACTTTGCTGCCGTGGAGATTGTGCCGGGCGCACTGGATCCACCAACCGAAACCGTGCCGCTGGAAATCCAGCTGACGCCGCGCAAGCAGTCCGCCTACCAGGCCGGGGTGATCTACGCGACCGATGCAGGGCCCGGTCTTGAGGCGGGCGTTGAGCGACGCTGGCTCAACGACCGGGGCTACCAGGGGCGCGTGCGGCTCGAGCTTGCGACCCGCCGGTCGCTGGCCGCAGCGCGGCTGGACATACCCTCGGCAGGAGATCTCGATCGGTCGTTAAGCCTCAGCCTCAACTACGTCGATGAGTCCACCGACAGCTCCGATCGTCAGACCGGCCAGCTGGCGGTTTCCCGACAGTCGAGGTGGGGCGCCTGGAACCGCGTCGACGCCCTCACCTACCTGCGGGAGAACTTCGAGATTGGTCAGCAGGAAGACACCGTGAGCTTTCTGCTCGGATCGCTGGAGCTGGCGCGGCAGGTCAGCGACGGCAGCCCCGTTCCCCGAGCCGGCTGGCGGGCAAGCCTGGAGACCCAGCTCGGCGCTGATGCGCTCGCCTCCGATACCAACCTCGCCCGCGTCGAAATGAACGCCAAGTCCATCTATGGCGTGGGTGAGCAATACCGACTGCTGCTGCGGGGCAATCTGGGGGCACTGTGGTCGGATGATTTCAACCAGGTTCCTGCGTCGCTCAGGTTTTTTGCCGGTGGCGATCAGAGCGTGCGCAGCTTTGACTTCGAGGAGCTGGGTCCAACGGACGAGCTCGGCGAGCCCACCGGCGGCGAGTATCTGGCGGTGGCCAGCGTCGAGTTCGACGGCCCGCTGCCGGGCAACTTTCGCTGGGCGGCATTTGTCGATGCCGGTAACGCGTTTGGCGGCGGCGACGACGACATCGCCTACTCGGCGGGACTGGGTCTGCGCTGGCTGACCCCTATCGGTCCGCTGCGGCTGGACATCGCCAGCGCCCTGTCGGACTCGGACAGCAATTTCCGGATTCACTTCACCGCCGGGCCGGACCTGTGA
- a CDS encoding translocation/assembly module TamB domain-containing protein — MWVAAVLLLVLLLLVLTLVYTHPGLRLAARVASGLEGVELRYDTLEGSLASLDATNLTVSTKDLRLRAKTLTLRWSPAELIGPLVKIERLAADGLTLTLPNSNDDISTSSPPSLAPPEYLQLPVEVMIDALVVTNLTLDSGDSAPLRIDELTVSARLMDDQWEISRVTVSQPDQRLSASARLKPNSPFDHRLAASVTSPELELSWQSEGDLNGSAGSLRGRQGDQPIDLSTVRLAFSDARWRLEVGGQAGPIELQGTAALDALELFAADVQAVYADPAGDLQDLEVTVSASGPFEQLGGRLELRSNGLRTLGPIDGETRFSLQSFEQLVFSGLLLATPDGRVSGGAQLRLSELPQADFDLRIDDVKLARVHPALTGFMAGTVRAQTRGEDGKPASRLTLDLASEGIDPPLSINGNLMLAGATPASGQLTLAAGAGNQLELDLPAPDQLNLDLNFENLQSLWPDLAGRMTATLVVNPAALIELANDPTQLAGADAWPPLTGRIDGRAMALGEYRLGEVKLALTETGPTLDVTDLTAPQAKFRRAMLTIEGSPASHRTTLDADSPLLNARLGSNGSWAADAYRFVVDELMFEAEDLPALRVTESWRGSVSADAQQLEPGCLSGTGMQLCLAASNNLESRSAELELSLDADAISASSWRRWWPTAPAGLTLTEPVTLTAGLAQDVKATAGQNTETDRINVSAKLGGIELPAPQTLESGPNPQPLRPLRDLEVSLIGNSRSADLKLSAGLADGSLAATGVVTDLFAMPSIDASVGLETDSLDLLSSLLPDVDLDGGPLTLDLTVRGPAQQAAVTGTASVRQVTAAVPRLNISPLLDFDVRLPAAGQGTFEGTVQSGEGQGSLRGSAEIDEALQLAVDLDGDRLLIADSDTLSLVASPDLSLRMDGAVTRVTGEVTIDKGMVALTTGSSSVQASPDVVIVDAETNEPSRPQSASELDVRVRFDEPVPVTGYGLRGEISGSLRVRQKPKGPMLGNGELQLTGSYGAFGQRLIIERGTLNYVETPLNDPTLDFFAYRQVGDTKVGIQVSGRASSLSARLQSDPPINEADQLAMLVLGERSNGLNQSQSDQLASAALGLALAQGNKRLGALGDEGALPQVSLTQELGGLAVAVGKQISPKLYVGYTVDLLEPIQLIRLRYRISDLWTAESELGQESRVAFRYRVER; from the coding sequence TTGTGGGTTGCGGCTGTTTTGCTGCTTGTGCTGCTGCTTCTGGTGTTGACGCTCGTTTACACCCATCCCGGTCTTAGGCTCGCCGCGCGGGTGGCCAGCGGACTCGAGGGAGTCGAGCTCCGCTACGACACATTGGAGGGCTCGCTCGCCAGCCTGGATGCTACAAACCTTACTGTGAGCACCAAGGACCTGCGCCTGCGGGCAAAAACGCTCACGCTACGCTGGTCGCCGGCCGAACTGATCGGCCCGCTGGTCAAGATCGAACGTCTGGCCGCCGACGGGCTGACGCTGACCCTGCCCAACTCGAACGACGATATCTCGACCAGCTCACCGCCGAGTCTAGCGCCACCGGAATATTTGCAGCTGCCCGTTGAGGTGATGATCGACGCGCTGGTCGTCACCAATCTCACCCTGGACTCGGGAGACTCAGCGCCCCTTCGAATCGACGAGCTGACAGTCAGCGCGAGGCTGATGGACGATCAGTGGGAAATCTCGCGGGTAACCGTCTCCCAGCCCGATCAGCGACTGTCCGCAAGCGCCCGGCTCAAACCCAACTCGCCGTTTGATCACCGGCTTGCCGCCTCCGTGACGTCACCGGAGCTGGAGCTATCGTGGCAGAGCGAAGGGGATCTCAACGGCAGTGCCGGCTCGTTGCGCGGTCGGCAGGGCGACCAGCCGATCGACCTGTCCACGGTACGCCTGGCGTTTTCCGACGCACGGTGGCGGCTCGAGGTTGGCGGTCAGGCCGGACCGATTGAACTACAGGGCACCGCGGCGCTCGATGCGCTCGAGCTTTTTGCGGCGGACGTCCAGGCGGTTTACGCCGACCCTGCCGGCGATCTTCAGGATCTTGAGGTCACGGTCAGCGCCAGCGGGCCTTTCGAGCAGCTGGGCGGCCGCCTGGAACTTCGGTCCAACGGGCTAAGGACTCTAGGCCCCATCGACGGCGAAACCCGCTTCAGTCTGCAGTCCTTCGAGCAACTGGTTTTCAGCGGTCTCCTTCTCGCGACGCCCGACGGTCGGGTCAGCGGAGGTGCGCAGCTCAGGCTGAGCGAGCTGCCGCAGGCAGATTTCGATTTGCGGATCGATGACGTCAAGCTGGCCCGGGTGCACCCAGCACTCACCGGATTCATGGCGGGTACCGTACGGGCCCAAACCCGCGGCGAGGACGGCAAGCCGGCAAGCCGGCTCACGCTCGACCTGGCGAGCGAGGGAATCGACCCACCGCTGTCCATAAACGGAAATCTGATGCTGGCCGGCGCCACGCCGGCGTCCGGACAGCTGACCCTCGCTGCAGGTGCTGGAAACCAGCTTGAGCTGGATCTCCCCGCACCGGATCAGCTCAACCTGGACCTCAACTTTGAGAATCTGCAATCGCTCTGGCCGGATCTTGCGGGCAGGATGACCGCAACGCTGGTGGTCAATCCTGCGGCACTCATCGAGCTGGCCAACGATCCAACGCAGCTCGCCGGGGCTGACGCCTGGCCGCCCCTGACCGGCAGGATCGACGGCCGAGCAATGGCCCTGGGCGAATACCGGCTCGGCGAGGTGAAGCTGGCGCTGACCGAGACCGGCCCGACGCTGGACGTCACTGACCTGACCGCACCGCAGGCAAAGTTTCGCCGCGCCATGCTGACTATCGAGGGAAGCCCCGCATCGCATCGAACGACGCTCGACGCCGACAGTCCGTTGCTCAACGCGCGGCTGGGAAGCAACGGGAGCTGGGCCGCCGACGCTTATCGCTTTGTCGTGGACGAGCTGATGTTCGAAGCGGAAGACCTGCCGGCGCTCCGCGTCACCGAGTCCTGGCGGGGCAGCGTTTCCGCTGACGCGCAGCAGCTCGAACCGGGATGTCTTAGCGGCACAGGCATGCAGCTTTGCCTGGCGGCCAGCAACAACCTGGAAAGCCGGTCTGCGGAGCTGGAGCTGTCGCTGGACGCTGACGCGATCAGCGCGAGCAGCTGGCGGCGCTGGTGGCCGACGGCGCCGGCGGGGCTCACGCTGACCGAGCCGGTAACCCTCACCGCCGGGTTGGCGCAAGATGTGAAAGCGACAGCAGGTCAGAACACCGAAACGGACCGGATCAACGTCAGCGCCAAGCTGGGCGGTATCGAACTGCCGGCGCCGCAAACCCTCGAATCAGGCCCGAATCCCCAGCCGCTGCGGCCACTGCGTGATCTGGAGGTGTCGCTGATCGGCAACTCCCGAAGCGCGGATCTCAAGCTCTCCGCGGGCTTGGCCGACGGCTCGCTCGCGGCGACCGGGGTGGTCACCGACCTTTTTGCTATGCCATCCATCGATGCCAGCGTGGGCCTGGAGACAGACAGTCTCGATCTCCTGTCCTCGTTGCTCCCCGACGTCGATCTGGACGGGGGGCCGCTGACGCTCGACTTGACGGTGCGTGGACCTGCGCAGCAAGCCGCCGTGACGGGAACCGCCAGCGTCCGCCAGGTCACCGCAGCCGTGCCGAGGCTCAACATCTCACCACTGCTGGACTTTGATGTTCGCCTGCCCGCCGCCGGTCAGGGTACGTTTGAGGGCACCGTTCAGTCGGGTGAGGGACAGGGATCATTGCGCGGGAGCGCCGAGATTGACGAGGCGCTGCAGCTCGCGGTGGATCTGGACGGTGACAGGCTGCTGATCGCCGACAGCGACACGCTCAGCCTGGTCGCCAGCCCAGACCTCTCGCTTCGCATGGACGGTGCCGTCACCCGCGTCACCGGCGAAGTGACAATCGATAAGGGCATGGTCGCGCTGACCACCGGCTCCAGCAGCGTGCAGGCCAGTCCAGACGTGGTGATTGTCGACGCGGAGACGAATGAGCCATCCCGGCCGCAGTCGGCCAGCGAGCTGGATGTGCGGGTGAGATTCGATGAGCCCGTCCCGGTGACGGGCTACGGGTTGCGCGGTGAGATCAGCGGTAGCCTGCGGGTACGGCAGAAGCCCAAGGGCCCCATGCTCGGCAACGGCGAGCTGCAGCTGACCGGCAGCTACGGCGCTTTTGGCCAGCGGCTCATCATTGAGCGCGGCACGCTGAACTATGTCGAGACGCCGCTCAACGATCCGACACTCGATTTTTTCGCCTATCGCCAGGTGGGTGACACCAAGGTGGGTATCCAGGTCAGCGGCCGGGCCTCCAGCCTGAGCGCGCGGCTCCAGTCGGACCCACCAATAAACGAAGCGGACCAGCTGGCGATGCTGGTACTCGGGGAACGGAGCAACGGCCTGAATCAAAGCCAGTCAGACCAGCTGGCGAGCGCCGCGCTGGGCCTTGCGTTGGCGCAAGGCAATAAGCGACTTGGGGCGCTGGGTGACGAGGGCGCTCTACCGCAGGTGAGCCTGACGCAGGAGCTGGGCGGGCTGGCGGTGGCGGTCGGCAAACAGATCTCGCCCAAGCTCTATGTGGGCTACACCGTCGACCTGCTGGAGCCGATTCAGCTCATCCGCCTGCGTTATCGGATCTCCGACCTTTGGACCGCCGAGTCGGAGCTCGGTCAGGAGAGTCGGGTGGCGTTCCGATACCGTGTGGAGCGCTAA
- the icmF gene encoding fused isobutyryl-CoA mutase/GTPase IcmF — translation MSNVTAFNAPEPQAAPKPLRFVTAASLFDGHDASINIMRRILQGSGAEVIHLAHNRSVQEVVQAALQEDVDGIAISSYQGGHVEYFKYLIDQLAEAGAGHIRVFGGGGGVIVYDEIQELEAYGVTRIYSPHTGQQLGLQGMIDDMLDTCRRVADAPAAGPLAELDLADPVTLARAISKAERGLLTAADHALLERQQAVGGQVPVLGITGTGGAGKSSLTDELIRRIRLDGRESVKVAVLAIDPTRRKTGGALLGDRIRMNAIYHPKIFMRSLATRGAAGEVPECLRQVIALTRLGGFDLVLVETPGIGQGDAGIVPYVDASLYVMTPEFGAQSQLEKIDMLDYADVVVINKFDRKGADDAWRDVCKQVQRNREAFSQAPDTMPVFGSIASRFNDDGVTAAYQQLLTVLREKNFVDFPSALPPAGVRVSSEKTIIVPPNRQRYLAEIADTVRSYLAGSDAQARLARERQHLAEARRMLGDSSTASELVALEKEKDVALNREAKALLEAWPQTRDSYRQDQLGEGEKATRLTTTSLSGSRIPRVSVPAFEDHGEILKFLLRENLPGHFPFTAGVFPFKREGEDPARMFAGEGDPFRTNRRFKRLSEHAAAKRLSTAFDSVTLYGCDPATRPDIYGKIGNAGVSIATLDDMKALFDGFDLCDPTTSVSMTINGPAPTILAMFLNTAIDQQLDRFVAEQGRAPGEDEAAELRSRALTAVRGTVQADILKEDQGQNTCIFSTEFSLRMMGDIQQYFIDHQVRNFYSVSISGYHIAEAGANPITQLALTLSNGFTFVEAYLARGMHIDDFAANLSFFFSNGMDPEYTVMGRVARRIWAVTLRDKYGANARSQKLKYHIQTSGRSLHAQEMNFNDIRTTLQALIAIYDNCNSLHTNAFDEAITTPTESSVRRALAIQLIINREFGLAKNENPNQGAFIIDELTDLVEEAVLQEFERISDRGGVLGAMETGYQRGRIQEESLLYEHKKHDGSLPIIGVNTFEPETPEENPLIELARSTEDEKQRQIERLKDFQDRHQADSDAALAAVRQAVIDGENVFAKLMDAVRCCSLGQITDELFTVGGQYRRSM, via the coding sequence ATGAGCAACGTCACCGCCTTCAACGCACCTGAGCCGCAAGCGGCGCCCAAGCCCCTGCGTTTTGTCACCGCCGCCAGCCTGTTTGACGGGCACGACGCGTCGATCAACATCATGCGACGAATCCTGCAGGGTTCGGGGGCGGAGGTCATTCACCTGGCCCACAACCGCTCGGTGCAGGAAGTGGTGCAGGCGGCGCTGCAGGAAGACGTTGACGGCATTGCCATCAGCTCTTACCAGGGCGGGCACGTTGAGTACTTCAAGTATCTGATTGACCAGCTGGCGGAAGCCGGCGCCGGCCACATTCGCGTGTTTGGCGGCGGTGGCGGGGTGATCGTCTATGACGAAATCCAGGAGCTGGAGGCGTACGGCGTCACCCGCATCTACTCACCCCACACCGGTCAACAGCTCGGGCTGCAGGGGATGATCGACGACATGCTGGATACCTGTCGCCGGGTTGCCGACGCGCCCGCCGCGGGCCCGCTCGCCGAGCTTGATCTCGCCGATCCGGTTACGCTGGCCCGCGCGATCAGCAAAGCGGAGCGTGGACTTCTGACGGCCGCCGACCATGCCCTGCTCGAGCGACAGCAGGCTGTTGGCGGACAGGTTCCGGTGCTGGGTATCACCGGCACCGGCGGCGCCGGCAAGTCTTCGCTCACCGACGAACTCATCCGCCGAATCCGGCTCGACGGCCGAGAGTCGGTCAAGGTGGCGGTACTCGCGATCGACCCAACGCGCCGCAAAACCGGTGGCGCGCTGCTCGGCGACCGAATTCGCATGAACGCGATTTATCACCCCAAGATCTTCATGCGCTCGCTGGCGACCCGCGGCGCGGCCGGTGAGGTGCCGGAGTGCCTCCGGCAAGTGATTGCGCTCACCCGCCTGGGTGGCTTTGACCTCGTGCTGGTGGAAACCCCGGGCATCGGCCAGGGTGATGCCGGCATCGTGCCCTATGTCGACGCGTCGCTCTATGTCATGACCCCGGAGTTTGGCGCGCAGAGCCAGCTGGAAAAGATCGACATGCTCGACTACGCCGACGTGGTGGTGATCAACAAGTTTGACCGCAAGGGCGCGGACGACGCCTGGCGGGACGTCTGCAAGCAGGTCCAGCGAAACCGGGAAGCCTTCAGCCAGGCGCCCGACACCATGCCGGTGTTCGGGTCGATCGCCTCGCGCTTCAACGACGACGGCGTAACCGCCGCTTACCAGCAGCTGCTGACCGTGCTGCGAGAGAAGAACTTTGTCGACTTCCCGTCCGCACTGCCGCCGGCCGGCGTCCGCGTGTCGTCGGAAAAAACCATCATCGTGCCGCCGAACCGCCAGCGCTACCTGGCGGAAATTGCTGACACGGTGCGATCCTATCTCGCCGGCAGCGACGCGCAGGCACGCCTCGCCCGCGAGCGGCAGCATCTGGCGGAAGCCCGCCGTATGCTGGGCGACTCGAGTACCGCGTCTGAGCTCGTTGCGCTGGAAAAAGAAAAAGACGTCGCGCTTAACCGCGAGGCCAAGGCGTTGCTGGAAGCCTGGCCCCAAACCCGCGACAGCTACCGACAGGATCAGCTGGGCGAAGGGGAGAAAGCGACGAGGCTGACGACCACCAGCCTGTCCGGCTCACGAATTCCGCGGGTCAGCGTCCCCGCCTTTGAAGACCATGGCGAGATCCTGAAGTTTCTGCTGCGCGAGAATCTGCCGGGCCACTTTCCGTTCACCGCCGGCGTATTTCCGTTTAAGCGAGAGGGTGAGGACCCGGCCCGGATGTTTGCCGGGGAAGGCGATCCGTTCCGCACCAACCGGCGCTTCAAGCGGCTCTCAGAGCACGCTGCCGCCAAGCGCCTGTCCACCGCGTTTGATTCGGTCACGCTGTACGGCTGTGACCCGGCCACGCGGCCAGACATCTACGGGAAGATCGGCAATGCCGGTGTGTCCATCGCCACGCTCGACGATATGAAAGCGCTGTTTGATGGGTTCGACCTGTGCGATCCCACCACCTCGGTGTCGATGACCATCAACGGGCCCGCGCCGACGATTCTGGCCATGTTCCTGAACACCGCCATCGATCAGCAGCTGGATCGCTTTGTGGCGGAGCAAGGCCGCGCGCCAGGCGAGGACGAAGCGGCCGAGCTGCGCAGCCGTGCGCTGACCGCGGTCCGCGGCACGGTACAGGCCGACATCCTGAAAGAGGATCAGGGACAGAACACCTGCATCTTCTCTACCGAGTTCAGCCTTCGGATGATGGGTGATATTCAGCAGTACTTTATCGATCACCAGGTGCGGAACTTCTACTCGGTGTCGATCTCCGGTTATCACATCGCGGAAGCTGGAGCGAACCCGATCACGCAGCTGGCGCTTACCCTGTCGAACGGCTTTACGTTTGTCGAGGCGTACCTGGCGCGGGGCATGCACATCGACGACTTTGCGGCCAACCTCTCGTTTTTCTTCTCCAACGGCATGGACCCGGAGTACACCGTTATGGGTCGTGTTGCCCGGCGGATCTGGGCGGTGACGCTGCGCGATAAGTACGGCGCCAACGCGCGGAGCCAGAAGCTGAAGTACCACATCCAAACCTCCGGGCGGTCGCTGCACGCGCAGGAGATGAACTTCAACGATATCCGCACCACGCTCCAGGCGCTGATTGCGATCTATGACAACTGCAACAGTCTGCACACCAACGCGTTTGATGAAGCGATCACCACCCCGACCGAGTCGTCGGTCCGGCGAGCGCTGGCCATCCAGCTCATTATCAATCGGGAGTTTGGGCTCGCAAAAAACGAAAACCCCAATCAGGGGGCGTTCATTATCGACGAGCTGACCGACCTCGTGGAGGAGGCGGTGCTCCAGGAGTTCGAGCGGATCAGCGATCGGGGTGGGGTGCTCGGCGCCATGGAGACCGGCTACCAGCGTGGTCGCATCCAGGAGGAGTCGTTGCTCTATGAGCACAAGAAGCATGACGGCAGCCTGCCGATCATTGGGGTTAATACCTTTGAGCCGGAGACGCCGGAGGAAAACCCGCTAATCGAGCTCGCCCGCTCCACCGAAGATGAAAAGCAGCGGCAGATTGAGCGGCTGAAGGACTTCCAGGACCGGCATCAGGCGGACAGCGACGCGGCTCTGGCCGCGGTTCGTCAGGCGGTGATCGACGGGGAAAACGTGTTTGCGAAGCTGATGGATGCCGTTCGGTGCTGTTCGCTGGGGCAGATCACCGACGAGCTGTTTACGGTCGGCGGTCAATACCGACGCAGCATGTAG
- a CDS encoding TetR/AcrR family transcriptional regulator: MSQSQRMSHAERTDLSDRRMLDAAITLIVERGTDKTTLKEVGERAGYSRGLAGYRFGSKAGLFETIVRDVGEQWLSDLKRVTAGKSGLAAIDAAVDEHCRFCLEAVEPVRAFYILWFESIGVQSPVKNVIATIAERRSRDIVSWLGAVGYRGAIPPEAVAAQFNATVLGIVYHWLANPDDREGTRSLHEQLKNQMALNLADRPAEELS; the protein is encoded by the coding sequence ATGAGCCAGTCGCAGCGCATGAGTCACGCTGAGCGCACCGACCTGTCCGATCGACGCATGCTCGATGCCGCGATCACGCTGATTGTTGAGCGCGGCACCGACAAGACCACGCTCAAGGAGGTCGGCGAGCGCGCCGGCTACTCCCGCGGCCTGGCGGGCTATCGGTTCGGCTCAAAGGCCGGCTTGTTCGAGACCATCGTCCGGGACGTTGGCGAGCAGTGGTTAAGTGATCTCAAGCGCGTCACGGCCGGTAAGAGCGGCCTTGCGGCGATCGACGCCGCCGTCGATGAACACTGCCGATTCTGTCTGGAGGCGGTCGAGCCGGTTCGGGCGTTTTACATCCTGTGGTTTGAGTCGATCGGCGTGCAGTCGCCGGTCAAGAACGTGATCGCTACCATCGCCGAGCGTCGTAGCCGCGACATTGTCAGCTGGCTGGGCGCTGTCGGCTACCGCGGCGCAATCCCGCCCGAGGCGGTTGCCGCCCAGTTCAACGCCACCGTGCTGGGTATTGTTTATCACTGGCTGGCAAACCCGGACGACCGAGAGGGGACGCGCAGCCTGCACGAACAGCTGAAAAACCAAATGGCCCTGAATCTGGCTGACCGGCCAGCGGAGGAATTGTCATGA
- a CDS encoding helical backbone metal receptor — MANQQKSARTVLDQMGREVTVPVQPRRVVSLVPSQTELLFDLGMESRVAGVTRYCLHPPRAREIAADIGGSKRVSMKKIAALEPDLIIGNKEENDRETIETLAAQYPVWMSDIYTFDDALAMIRGVADLMGVSGRGDTMAEEVENGWAQLADGAGQSVAYLIWKKPYMACGAGTFIHAVLERLNFRNCLADLARYPETSLEALAERQPDWVMLSTEPYPFGDAHVAEFRAALPNSRVLLVDGEMFSWYGSRLLLAPAYFQRLLAEMASEVAA, encoded by the coding sequence ATGGCCAATCAGCAAAAATCCGCCCGGACGGTGCTAGATCAGATGGGTCGGGAGGTCACGGTTCCGGTGCAGCCCCGGCGGGTGGTGTCCCTGGTGCCTTCACAGACCGAGCTCTTATTCGATCTCGGTATGGAGAGCCGCGTCGCGGGCGTTACGCGCTATTGCCTACACCCACCGCGGGCACGCGAGATCGCGGCGGATATCGGGGGAAGCAAACGTGTCAGCATGAAGAAAATTGCTGCGCTGGAGCCCGACCTGATTATTGGCAACAAAGAAGAAAACGACCGCGAAACGATCGAGACACTCGCCGCGCAATACCCCGTCTGGATGAGCGACATCTACACCTTCGACGACGCGCTTGCCATGATTCGCGGCGTCGCGGACCTGATGGGAGTGAGCGGGCGCGGGGACACCATGGCTGAAGAGGTTGAGAACGGCTGGGCTCAGCTGGCTGACGGGGCCGGCCAGTCCGTCGCCTATCTGATCTGGAAAAAGCCCTATATGGCCTGCGGCGCCGGAACCTTCATCCACGCGGTGCTGGAGCGCCTGAACTTCCGGAACTGCCTGGCGGATCTGGCGCGCTATCCCGAAACTTCGCTGGAGGCGCTGGCCGAGCGGCAGCCTGACTGGGTCATGCTCAGCACCGAACCCTATCCCTTTGGCGACGCTCACGTGGCCGAGTTTCGGGCGGCACTTCCGAACTCTCGGGTGCTGCTCGTCGACGGCGAGATGTTCAGCTGGTACGGCAGTCGCCTGCTGCTGGCTCCCGCTTATTTCCAGCGTCTGCTGGCTGAGATGGCCAGCGAGGTGGCGGCATGA